TATTAATTTTGACGGGGTAAAAGGCTCTTTTAACGATGCCTGGTTTTCAGATACCAGTGCAATCGTATTAATCCCGGCGGTTATCGCGTTCCCTTCGGTACCTTCAGATAAGCTGAATACTATTCAGTACGTTACCAACCATGGGCAAACTACGTTTTCGTTCCCTATTGTTGCACCAGCGCCTACAATTACCGGCGTTTCTAATGAAGATGCCAACCCTGGCGACTCGGTTAAAATCAACGGACTAAGCTTTTTCTTTATAAAAAGCGTTACCTATGCCGGGATTAATATTACCAGTTATAAATCATCAAATGATGGTACCAGCATCAGCCTGGCAGTACCTGCGGGTGTTACGCAAACCGGTGGCATTGTAAGTGTTACAACAAAATCAGGTTCGGCCACCTCTGTTTATAAGGTACATGACTTTGTAACAGGCGTGTTGAATAATTATGATAATGTAAATAACTTTTCATGGGGATCGGGCACATCTAACAGCTCTGCAGCCTATCCTGGTAATAATGGCTATTATGGGCTATTGCAATCAACTAACATTCCCGCGGGAGACGGATCCTGGTGGAATGGCGGGCGGTCCATCAATACAAATGGGGCGCAGTGGGTACCTAAAGCCAGCTTAAAGGATACAGTGGACCATTATGCTTTAAAGTTTGAAGTATCTGTAACTACGCCATGGTCGGCCGGTGCTATCCAGATTGTTAAAGATTACTCCTGGACATATTCGGCCATTTATCGCCCGTGGAAGAATGCCAACGGTTCAACAACGCAGTTTACTACAAAGGGCTGGCAAA
The genomic region above belongs to Mucilaginibacter sp. KACC 22773 and contains:
- a CDS encoding glycan-binding surface protein, which codes for MKKLIYHIKGCLVLALLAAVVVMQPGCKKDASPSKGTPVITAIRNYVAHPGDSLLSSVGTGQWVVISGKNLKGALAINFDGVKGSFNDAWFSDTSAIVLIPAVIAFPSVPSDKLNTIQYVTNHGQTTFSFPIVAPAPTITGVSNEDANPGDSVKINGLSFFFIKSVTYAGINITSYKSSNDGTSISLAVPAGVTQTGGIVSVTTKSGSATSVYKVHDFVTGVLNNYDNVNNFSWGSGTSNSSAAYPGNNGYYGLLQSTNIPAGDGSWWNGGRSINTNGAQWVPKASLKDTVDHYALKFEVSVTTPWSAGAIQIVKDYSWTYSAIYRPWKNANGSTTQFTTKGWQTVTIPLSEFRTNNGTGIPAASLTELLGAEGAGAINVTFINDGTTTIKTSEIAVDNIRVVRIK